The proteins below are encoded in one region of Thermococcus peptonophilus:
- a CDS encoding DUF7344 domain-containing protein, whose product MAGNKAPSRMILGNNRRMLLIEFLQRKNGSAELRDVVEYIAEKEGNTDRKHRKSVYVSLMQTHLPKLEREGIVTFRRGTITLLKVPNNVTLYMEVVQKNDISWSVFYAGLSVIFALMAIWFGNVLLLFAAVTYLTVSVIHHKRTYLIARPKERKNIEKSEDNV is encoded by the coding sequence ATGGCAGGTAACAAAGCCCCCTCGAGGATGATACTGGGCAACAATAGGCGAATGCTTCTAATAGAGTTCCTCCAGAGGAAAAACGGGAGCGCTGAGCTCAGGGATGTTGTGGAGTACATTGCCGAGAAGGAGGGTAACACTGACAGAAAGCACAGGAAGAGCGTCTACGTCAGCCTCATGCAGACCCATCTACCAAAGCTGGAGAGGGAGGGGATTGTCACCTTCAGGAGAGGCACTATAACCCTTTTAAAGGTTCCAAACAACGTCACCCTTTACATGGAGGTCGTCCAGAAGAACGACATAAGCTGGAGCGTGTTTTATGCGGGCCTCTCGGTGATCTTCGCCCTCATGGCCATATGGTTCGGCAACGTTCTCCTCCTCTTTGCTGCAGTGACCTATCTGACAGTCTCTGTTATACACCACAAGAGGACGTACCTCATAGCCAGACCAAAAGAGAGGAAAAACATCGAAAAATCAGAGGACAATGTGTAG
- a CDS encoding DUF1102 domain-containing protein, with product MRKNLALGIFGLLVAFGLVLGAGANFRDYNADRSVHWNIVTDDNELIDLTPIQPYAYINDGGVLVVDISPNNPNYPGYGMGLSPNSEYNFDEVFEVSNDLWEENMSIVVRITSDNEAIQFYGHEFDVYDSTTGQTVYASDMAKNDVCFVVNNGDAVKVGMDFTVGNDAPGTTNSAAVHIEAYRLGTEPADLVGKCGQ from the coding sequence ATGAGAAAGAATCTTGCTTTGGGAATTTTTGGCCTGTTGGTGGCCTTTGGCCTAGTTTTGGGGGCTGGAGCTAACTTCAGGGACTACAACGCGGACAGGAGCGTTCATTGGAACATCGTGACCGATGACAACGAGCTCATCGATCTGACTCCAATTCAGCCCTACGCGTACATTAACGACGGTGGCGTCCTGGTTGTGGACATAAGCCCGAACAACCCGAACTATCCGGGCTACGGGATGGGCCTGAGCCCGAACTCAGAGTACAACTTCGATGAAGTGTTTGAAGTCAGCAACGACCTCTGGGAAGAGAACATGAGCATAGTCGTTAGGATAACCAGCGACAACGAGGCTATTCAGTTCTACGGACATGAGTTTGACGTCTACGACAGCACTACCGGTCAGACGGTTTACGCCAGCGACATGGCGAAGAACGACGTCTGCTTTGTTGTGAACAACGGAGACGCGGTCAAGGTCGGTATGGACTTCACAGTCGGGAACGACGCACCGGGCACGACCAACAGCGCAGCCGTACACATTGAGGCCTACAGGCTAGGCACAGAGCCGGCTGATCTGGTTGGCAAGTGCGGTCAGTGA
- a CDS encoding DUF1102 domain-containing protein codes for MNKLFGLALLMVGMLLAVGAGANFRYYSADRTASFDVVSDDNELIDLTALQPYVTYDAGKLYVDISEYNPNHPDWGGTGMSPNTTYVFEEMFEVSNDLWENNQTDYPICVDIKSNHDNVLLFAGNYTNPIAGPSQNLEFTVYYGDPVPVGMIFDNTNASLGMDQFQLSFEAHAGACGPQ; via the coding sequence ATGAATAAACTATTTGGATTGGCATTGTTAATGGTTGGAATGCTCCTGGCCGTTGGCGCGGGTGCTAACTTCCGCTACTACTCCGCCGACAGGACAGCGAGCTTCGATGTTGTCTCCGACGACAACGAGCTTATTGACCTGACCGCACTCCAGCCCTACGTGACCTACGACGCTGGAAAGCTCTACGTGGACATAAGCGAGTACAACCCGAACCACCCCGACTGGGGAGGAACTGGCATGAGCCCGAACACTACCTACGTCTTTGAGGAGATGTTCGAGGTAAGCAACGACCTCTGGGAGAACAATCAGACTGACTACCCGATCTGTGTTGACATAAAGAGCAACCACGACAACGTCCTGCTCTTTGCAGGGAACTACACGAACCCCATAGCAGGGCCCTCACAGAACCTTGAGTTCACGGTCTACTATGGAGACCCCGTGCCGGTTGGCATGATCTTCGACAACACCAACGCAAGCCTTGGCATGGACCAGTTCCAGCTCAGCTTCGAGGCACATGCGGGAGCCTGCGGGCCACAGTGA
- a CDS encoding signal peptidase I: MKKLLEGIITAVIFMILVASVVGFILDRPILVSYAYSESMTPTINKGDLFFMNPLSRNADVGDIIVFHRSDGWTVHRVYAIVDGKYVTKGDLNVATDQQDGAYPEVKPTDVAGKVVQISNHPLVIRGGGDFIVSLRKRLTNVYAIVIIVILGGLLTFSGSSTGRSRRKSKRSRFIRIQGKTLYGIVSVLMISGFLAVVIASWGTLAFTYSSTLAGGQREGWYLPGTTFEKNLSVENHAVYPFYYFFKDDSGRVELKTTGFRLAGGEAQNLSLTVTVPEDTRIYREEVSVRSYPALLPYSLINWGYSISPYFPLVLYLIPLSALLFAFYWISGISGEVVSIRKGKILSKLTGDGRL; encoded by the coding sequence ATGAAAAAACTGCTTGAAGGCATTATCACAGCCGTAATTTTTATGATACTCGTAGCCTCAGTGGTGGGGTTCATCCTTGACAGGCCGATTCTGGTATCTTACGCTTATTCTGAGAGCATGACACCCACGATCAACAAGGGGGACCTCTTCTTCATGAACCCCCTCTCAAGGAATGCTGACGTGGGGGATATCATTGTTTTCCACAGAAGTGACGGCTGGACCGTCCACAGGGTTTATGCAATAGTTGATGGGAAGTACGTAACAAAGGGCGACCTCAACGTTGCCACTGACCAGCAGGATGGGGCATACCCGGAGGTTAAGCCCACGGATGTGGCTGGAAAGGTAGTCCAGATTTCAAACCATCCGCTGGTAATCAGGGGAGGTGGGGACTTCATAGTGAGCCTCAGGAAAAGGCTGACGAACGTCTATGCCATAGTGATAATAGTGATCCTCGGCGGTCTGCTCACGTTCTCTGGAAGCTCAACTGGCAGATCCAGAAGAAAGTCAAAACGCAGTAGATTCATCAGAATCCAGGGAAAAACGCTCTACGGGATCGTCTCAGTCCTCATGATCTCAGGTTTTCTGGCGGTCGTCATTGCATCCTGGGGAACGCTGGCGTTTACATACTCTTCAACCCTGGCCGGAGGACAGAGGGAGGGCTGGTATCTGCCCGGAACGACCTTTGAGAAAAACCTCAGCGTTGAGAACCACGCGGTTTATCCTTTCTACTACTTCTTCAAGGATGACAGTGGAAGGGTCGAGCTGAAAACAACCGGCTTCCGGCTCGCTGGAGGGGAGGCCCAGAACCTCAGCCTCACCGTGACCGTTCCCGAAGACACCAGGATTTACAGGGAAGAAGTATCTGTGCGGTCATACCCGGCTCTTCTGCCCTACAGCCTGATAAACTGGGGATACTCAATCAGCCCGTACTTCCCGCTGGTGCTGTACCTGATTCCACTCTCGGCACTGCTGTTTGCGTTCTACTGGATCTCCGGGATTTCGGGAGAGGTCGTCTCAATCAGAAAGGGGAAGATTTTATCCAAACTAACGGGAGATGGTAGGTTATGA
- a CDS encoding COG1470 family protein, with translation MKALIVLVFLMGAFLIVGSSGNFREYSSSRAASVMVVPHEDEYVGFNCSDGEITSVTVLNGEGKDFDVMTLENQLITNEYVSITLEPAYYYVPAGVYLDVESGTGTPVDIAPGDSHTFGGHVAASSATPGEYYVPVTIYATWDGGGAVIESCPIKITVLDDPRITKTLLSGNTSDIPMKTYQEWTFQIEVSNPTNHDLNLTVRDTIPAEFNVSLSEVSASSGTYSFWAASQGNGNGNGNSQNGNPHPATKMKWEVSVPAGESEHINVTIFTRVNNGNQQEFTSCGTYSLNDGATIDGYPGRSNGIEVSVACSDGD, from the coding sequence ATGAAGGCACTTATAGTTCTTGTTTTCCTGATGGGGGCTTTCCTCATCGTGGGCTCCAGCGGGAATTTCAGGGAGTATTCCTCGTCCAGAGCGGCTAGCGTGATGGTCGTCCCCCACGAGGACGAATACGTGGGCTTTAACTGTTCGGACGGCGAAATTACATCCGTCACAGTTCTAAATGGAGAAGGAAAGGACTTCGACGTAATGACGCTGGAGAACCAGCTCATAACAAACGAATACGTGAGCATTACTCTGGAGCCGGCTTATTACTATGTTCCAGCTGGAGTGTATCTAGATGTTGAAAGCGGCACGGGAACACCGGTTGATATAGCACCCGGGGACTCACATACCTTTGGGGGACACGTTGCGGCCAGCTCGGCCACGCCGGGTGAGTACTACGTTCCGGTCACGATCTACGCCACCTGGGACGGAGGGGGCGCGGTGATTGAGAGCTGCCCTATAAAGATTACCGTTCTCGACGATCCGAGAATAACGAAGACTCTGCTCTCGGGAAACACGAGCGACATACCTATGAAGACGTACCAGGAGTGGACGTTCCAGATAGAGGTATCAAACCCAACTAACCATGACCTGAATCTGACAGTCAGGGACACCATACCAGCCGAGTTCAACGTCAGCCTCTCGGAAGTCTCGGCAAGCTCAGGAACGTACAGCTTCTGGGCCGCGAGCCAGGGAAACGGCAATGGAAACGGAAATTCACAGAACGGGAACCCCCATCCAGCAACCAAGATGAAATGGGAAGTCTCAGTGCCAGCCGGTGAAAGCGAGCACATCAACGTGACGATATTCACAAGGGTTAACAACGGCAACCAGCAGGAGTTCACCTCATGCGGCACTTACTCGCTCAACGATGGTGCCACGATAGACGGCTACCCGGGGAGGAGCAACGGAATAGAGGTTAGCGTCGCCTGTTCAGACGGCGATTGA
- a CDS encoding DUF5305 family protein, which translates to MKVNKRKALIAGLGISLSLAVLFGVYSAVAYATPVSTRDVSYTTAYSEGGSLRHYALFSNETVYRNGTSLKYYPSGITDAIIGEYRYSTSPGASGSYKIEMHSNYYVSVNRKPVYLLNRTTEIASGNFDGSFSVPVEFNMTSLGEELKTIREGTDLYRAENEVYLTVTVIIDGREPFTQKIQVKKDTSGMLSLEGANKDYQKVERNVRVTENSVGFLGTSVKGSTARKVFPAMALLFAAPPLGFVYSKREKKPKDELAPLRKYIVEGKSPEGTRKVELKTPEDLKRVFELVDRPIVHDGSKEGDVYSIADGDTVYEYQQL; encoded by the coding sequence ATGAAGGTAAATAAAAGGAAGGCCCTGATTGCGGGCCTTGGAATTTCACTCTCACTGGCGGTTCTTTTTGGTGTTTATTCGGCCGTGGCCTACGCCACGCCAGTGTCAACCAGGGATGTTAGTTACACTACCGCTTATTCTGAAGGGGGTTCACTGAGGCACTACGCCCTCTTCTCAAACGAGACCGTTTACCGGAACGGCACCTCGCTGAAGTATTATCCCTCGGGGATAACCGACGCCATAATCGGAGAGTACAGGTATTCAACGTCACCCGGAGCTTCCGGCAGTTATAAAATAGAGATGCACTCGAACTACTACGTCTCAGTGAACAGGAAGCCAGTTTACCTGCTCAACAGAACGACTGAGATAGCATCGGGAAACTTCGACGGTTCATTCTCTGTCCCGGTGGAGTTCAACATGACATCGCTTGGGGAAGAGCTCAAAACGATAAGGGAAGGTACTGATCTATACCGGGCTGAGAACGAGGTCTATCTAACGGTTACTGTCATCATAGATGGACGTGAGCCCTTTACGCAGAAAATTCAGGTGAAAAAAGACACTTCAGGAATGCTGAGTCTTGAGGGAGCAAACAAGGACTACCAGAAAGTTGAGAGGAACGTACGCGTCACAGAAAACAGCGTTGGCTTCCTTGGGACGAGTGTTAAGGGCTCCACGGCGAGAAAAGTTTTTCCTGCTATGGCACTGCTCTTCGCGGCTCCACCGCTGGGCTTTGTCTACTCAAAGAGGGAGAAGAAGCCCAAAGACGAACTTGCTCCACTGAGGAAGTACATCGTGGAGGGCAAATCTCCAGAGGGGACAAGAAAAGTCGAACTCAAAACCCCCGAAGACCTTAAGAGGGTCTTTGAGCTTGTGGACAGGCCGATAGTCCACGACGGCAGTAAGGAGGGCGACGTCTATTCAATAGCGGATGGCGACACCGTCTACGAATACCAACAACTTTAA
- a CDS encoding inorganic diphosphatase yields the protein MNPFHELEPGPEVPEVVYALIEIPKGSRNKYELDKKTGLLKLDRVLYSPFFYPVDYGIIPQTWYDDGDPFDIMVIMREPVYPLTIVEARPIGIMKMEDSGDKDWKVLAVPVEDPYFKDWKDIDDVPKAFLDEIAHFFQRYKELQGKVTKVEGWGNAEEAKREILRAIELYKEKFGKKE from the coding sequence ATGAACCCGTTCCACGAACTTGAGCCCGGACCGGAGGTTCCAGAGGTCGTTTACGCCCTCATAGAGATACCGAAGGGGAGCAGGAACAAATACGAGCTTGACAAGAAGACAGGCCTTCTGAAGCTCGACAGGGTCCTCTACAGCCCGTTCTTCTACCCGGTTGACTACGGTATCATTCCGCAGACCTGGTACGACGACGGCGACCCCTTCGACATCATGGTCATCATGCGCGAGCCGGTTTACCCGCTCACCATCGTCGAGGCGAGGCCAATAGGCATAATGAAGATGGAGGACAGCGGTGACAAGGACTGGAAGGTTCTCGCCGTTCCCGTTGAAGACCCGTACTTCAAGGACTGGAAGGACATAGATGACGTTCCAAAGGCCTTCCTCGACGAGATAGCCCACTTCTTCCAGAGGTACAAGGAGCTCCAGGGCAAGGTAACCAAAGTCGAGGGCTGGGGTAACGCCGAAGAGGCTAAGAGGGAGATACTCAGGGCCATCGAACTCTACAAGGAGAAGTTTGGCAAGAAGGAGTGA
- a CDS encoding DNA-directed RNA polymerase, with the protein MYKLLKVKDVVRIPPRMFTMDPKEAAKIVLRETYEGIYDRDEGVVLAIIDVEEISEGVIVPGDGATYHEAVFNVLVWEPSVHEVVEGEVVEMMPYGAFIRIGPMDGLVHISQLMDDYVVFDEKNRQFIGKETNRVLKLGDYVRARIIGVSVKSRVIRENKINMTMRQPGLGKFEWIEKEKRKAKEELKEE; encoded by the coding sequence ATGTACAAGCTCCTGAAAGTTAAGGACGTCGTGAGGATTCCGCCCAGGATGTTCACAATGGATCCTAAGGAAGCCGCGAAGATAGTTCTCAGGGAGACCTACGAGGGCATATACGACAGGGACGAGGGCGTTGTGCTGGCGATCATCGATGTTGAGGAAATCAGCGAGGGAGTTATCGTTCCGGGTGACGGGGCGACTTACCATGAGGCAGTATTCAACGTTCTCGTCTGGGAGCCGAGCGTTCACGAAGTCGTTGAGGGCGAAGTCGTTGAGATGATGCCCTACGGAGCATTCATAAGAATCGGCCCGATGGACGGTCTCGTCCACATCAGCCAGCTCATGGACGACTACGTCGTCTTCGACGAGAAGAACAGGCAGTTCATAGGTAAAGAAACCAACAGGGTTCTCAAGCTCGGCGACTACGTGAGGGCCAGGATAATCGGCGTGAGCGTCAAGAGCAGGGTAATCAGGGAGAACAAGATAAACATGACGATGCGCCAGCCCGGTCTTGGAAAGTTCGAGTGGATTGAGAAGGAGAAGAGGAAAGCTAAGGAAGAGCTCAAGGAGGAGTGA
- the spt4 gene encoding transcription elongation factor subunit Spt4 produces the protein MAKERACRHCHYITTEDRCPICGSRDLSDEWFDLVIILDVESKIAKKLRESIPEAAKVPGKYAIRVR, from the coding sequence ATGGCCAAGGAGAGGGCCTGCAGGCACTGCCACTACATAACAACGGAGGACCGCTGTCCCATCTGCGGTAGCAGGGACCTCAGTGATGAGTGGTTCGACCTTGTGATAATCCTAGATGTCGAGTCAAAGATAGCAAAGAAGCTCAGGGAGAGCATACCCGAGGCCGCTAAGGTCCCAGGCAAGTACGCTATCAGGGTAAGGTAA